The segment CGACCAACGGTCGTTGGGATGTCATCGTCGAGATCGGCACAGCGACACTCGAGGCATTTGACGAGGTGTTGACGCGCATCCGGCGACTTGACGGGATCGTGGCCAGCGAAACCAACCTGCTGCTCAAGACCCGAAAGGCGGTTTAGCCGCGCCGCGCCGCCATGATCCAAAGGGCCGTAAGCCCGAAGGCGATAACGGCGTTCCAGCCCGCCATCGACAGGCCCAACAGCTGCCAGACGATTTCATCACACATGACAACGCCGGTCGGCGTGTCGAGCGCCAGCAGCGCACCGCCGTCCATCGCACCAAGGTCGGCACCGCCGCCACTGCAAGACGTCGGACCAGGCCACCAGCCCCATTCGACGCCGGCATGATACACCCCGATTGCGCCGGTTGTTGCCGTGGCCAAGGCCCCCAACCACGCCAGCATACGCGGCCCGCCCATGAGGGCCGCCCCCCCGATCAGGATCGCCGCCGCATGCGGCCAGCGTTGCCACAGGCACATCTTGCAGGGTGCCAGCCCGCCGATGTGTTGGAAACCGAATGCCCCCAAAAGCAGGGCGGCGGACCCAAAGGTCGCGAGCAATATCAATGTTTTGCGAGTCATATCAGTTTTACCACAGCAAACCCTGCAATCAGCAGAAGTACAAACAGGGTGAACATCAGGCCCAGACGCTTTTCGATGAAATCACGGATTGGTGCGCCAAATTTCCACAACAACAAGGCGACGATAAAGAACCGTAACCCCCGCGCAAGGATCGACGTCACGATAAAGGTGCCCAGTGGCATTGCCGTCCAGCCCGACATGATGGTGATGACCTTGTAGGGAAAGGGCGTCACACCCGCCGCCAGCACCGCCCAAAAGCCCACGCCATTAAAACGCGCAGCGAATGCTTCCATTGCGTCGGCCTTACCCAGGGAGGCCAGCATCGGTTGACCGATCGTTT is part of the Sulfitobacter geojensis genome and harbors:
- a CDS encoding disulfide bond formation protein B, which translates into the protein MTRKTLILLATFGSAALLLGAFGFQHIGGLAPCKMCLWQRWPHAAAILIGGAALMGGPRMLAWLGALATATTGAIGVYHAGVEWGWWPGPTSCSGGGADLGAMDGGALLALDTPTGVVMCDEIVWQLLGLSMAGWNAVIAFGLTALWIMAARRG
- a CDS encoding YqaA family protein, whose protein sequence is MLKRLYDWTLGLAQHPHALWALAIVAFVESSFFPIPPDIIMIPMIIARPNRAFVIAGVALVASVLGGLLGYAIGAFAYETIGQPMLASLGKADAMEAFAARFNGVGFWAVLAAGVTPFPYKVITIMSGWTAMPLGTFIVTSILARGLRFFIVALLLWKFGAPIRDFIEKRLGLMFTLFVLLLIAGFAVVKLI